In a genomic window of Branchiostoma floridae strain S238N-H82 chromosome 19, Bfl_VNyyK, whole genome shotgun sequence:
- the LOC118406645 gene encoding oocyte zinc finger protein XlCOF6-like: MSQDVTLTPDPRPLGLSQDVTLAVLPRLYMEEVVSELGRRNISTGDVNNKELLVAVLRVVMEKEYSGTAVLYEKANIVVSKSSQGKTMSAKICGQERVDVSRLHLLSAAGSGKRSQAQESANPEQPHVPNRHSGKQWTTPATSPAPVQQWTTPTSAPTPVQQKTTPTSAPTPVQQRTTPTTAPAPVQQRTTSTSAPTPIQQWITPASAPAPEQQWTTSSLTQMVQSTMAEVDNFVDGGSCSSSDTEEPGMIHTPQVKYTKRASKDGAKQLKHCPQCDYTSLDSSNFRNHVLRHSNKKPFKCSHCDYAARTKHILRKHMVIHTGEKPFSCKSCDFKTAHKNSLRTHMKTHTGEKPYMCEVCGHRSAQAGALRIHILTLHHKEHIKCRICGYVAKKASHLQAHMKTHTGEHRCDFEGCNFTTTMQQKLQEHQKVHMKDKPFACNQCTFQSHNKYSLIDHMKTHTGEKPHACDQCDYRSVASYELFKHKRTNHGKKFWPCDVCGRQCCSEALLERHKERHSYEQGKGVYVCKECNYRTFDFKTLKEHMRVHTGEKPYACDKCDYRAAVQYNLRSHMARKHSSERPFKCPHCNHCTKTKDDLKSHIKNRHKGEITS, translated from the exons ATGTCCCAGGACGTGaccttgacccctgacccccGACCCCTGGGTCTGTCCCAGGACGTGACCTTGGCGGTTCTCCCCAGACTGTACATGGAGGAAGTGGTGTCTGAACTGGGCAGGAGAAACATCAGCACCGGGGACGTCAACAACAAGGAGCTGCTGGTGGCTGTGCTGAGGGTTGTCATGGAGAAGGAATACAGCGGGACGGCAGTTCTGTACGAGAAGGCAAACATCGTGGTGTCAAAGTCGAgtcaag GAAAAACTATGTCAGCGAAAATTTGTGGACAGGAACGGGTGGATGTTTCAAGACTGCATCTCCTATCAGCTGCAGGATCTG GAAAAAGGTCACAAGCACAAGAGTCAGCAAACCCAGAACAGCCTCATGTACCCAACAGACACTCTGGTAAACAATGGACCACCCCTGCTACATCACCTGCACCTGTGCAACAATGGACCACCCCTACCTCAGCACCTACACCTGTACAACAAAAGACCACCCCTACATCAGCACCTACACCTGTCCAACAAAGGACCACCCCTACCACAGCACCTGCACCTGTCCAACAAAGGACCACCTCTACCTCAGCACCTACACCTATCCAACAATGGATCACCCCTGCCTCAGCACCTGCACCTGAGCAGCAGTGGACCACCTCCTCCTTAACACAGATGGTACAGTCCACTATGGCAGAAGTGGATAACTTTGTTGATGGAGGATCCTGTTCATCCTCTGACACAGAGGAACCAGGGATGATACATACACCACAGGTGAAATACACA AAACGAGCAAGCAAAGATGGTGCCAAGCAGCTGAAACATTGTCCTCAGTGTGATTATACATCACTGGATTCCTCCAACTTCAGAAATCATGTCCTCAGACACTCCAACAAGAAACCATTCAAGTGTTCTCATTGTGACTATGCCGCAAGAACAAAACATATTCTTCGTAAGCACATGGTTATCcataccggagaaaaacccttcagtTGCAAGTCTTGTGATTTCAAAACAGCACACAAAAATTCCTTACGGACCCACATGAAAACgcacacaggagagaagccgTACATGTGTGAGGTGTGTGGACACAGGTCAGCTCAGGCCGGTGCTCTACGAATACACATCTTGACATTACACCACAAAGAACATATCAAGTGTCGCATCTGTGGATATGTGGCAAAAAAGGCTTCCCATCTACAAGCTCACATGAAAACCCACACTGGGGAGCACAGGTGTGACTTTGAAGGATGCAACTTCACGACAACAATGCAACAGAAACTTCAGGAGCATCAGAAAGTCCACATGAAAGACAAACCATTTGCCTGCAATCAGTGTACTTTCCAAAGCCACAACAAGTACAGTTTGATTGatcacatgaaaactcacacaggggagaaaccccatgcctgtgaccagtgtgattacaGGTCAGTAGCTTCATACGAACTCTTCAAACACAAGCGTACAAATCACGGAAAGAAATTCTGGCCATGTGACGTCTGTGGTCGTCAATGTTGTTCTGAAGCCCTTTTGGAGAGGCATAAAGAACGACACAGCTATGAGCAGGGCAAGGGGGTCTATGTCTGCAAAGAATGCAACTACAGAACATTTGATTTCAAGACACTGAAAGAGCACATGAGAGTccatactggtgaaaagccaTATGCCTGTGACAAGTGTGATTACCGAGCAGCTGTGCAATACAACCTGAGGTCGCACATGGCAAGGAAACACAGTTCAGAAAGGCCATTCAAATGTCCGCACTGCAACCATTGTACAAAGACAAAAGATGATCTGAAATCCCATATAAAAAATAGACATAAAGGTGAAATAACATCTTAG